The following proteins are encoded in a genomic region of Solea senegalensis isolate Sse05_10M linkage group LG5, IFAPA_SoseM_1, whole genome shotgun sequence:
- the slc14a2 gene encoding urea transporter 2 isoform X2, producing the protein MPGSHGTKDIQKNIIASTCAALPTRAPAATFSELRPLMMQPHLPPDHGSQEETKDKDPVQPAGPTCLQRARARFLKGVSYFSGNMEVFGKWMEKQFLLLQLLDWVLRGAAQVMFVNNPLSGLIIFAGLILQNYWWALNGFVGTLFSTISALILQQNRGAIAAGLYGYNGILVGLLMAVFSGAGDWYWWLLLPNIFMSMMCPVLTSAIASINSRWDLPVFTLPFNILVCLHMVATGHFNHHFPQVLIQPRSELPNITWAEIDVAKLFMSVPVGIGQVYGCDNPWTGGIFIISLFISSPITCAHAVLGSAVGMVSGLALAAPFGDIYFGLWGYNCVLACIAIGGMFYALTWQVHLLALTCAFFCAYLGSAIANIMSTFGLPACTWPFCLSALTFLHLTTETKKIFKLPLAKVVYPEKNLAFFWKMKKDEKREKAEKEKKEEEEEQRANEEREMVNEKEQLRLELAMAEEGRVDSEASDYNDLEIFVSQENASEEETTHNDDVATESM; encoded by the exons ATGCCTGGATCACACGGCACCAAG gaTATTCAGAAGAATATCATCGCGTCCACCTGCGCCGCTCTCCCCACTCGCGCTCCTGCAGCCACCTTTTCT GAACTCCGTCCACTGATGATGCAACCACATCTGCCACCTGACCATGGCTCTCAGGAGGAGACGAAGGACAAAGACCCAGTGCAGCCTGCAGGACCCACATGTCTGCAGAGGGCCAGGGCCCGATTCCTCAAGGGAGTCTCGTACTTCTCTGGAAACATGGAGGTGTttggaaaatggatggaaa AACAGTTCCtcttgctgcagctgctggactGGGTTCTACGTGGAGCTGCCCAAGTGATGTTTGTCAACAACCCTCTGAGTGGCCTCATCATCTTTGCCGGCCTTATCCTACAGAACTACTGGTGGGCCCTCAATGGTTTTGTGGGAACACTTTTTTCTACCATCTCTGCCCTCATTCTGCAGCAGAACAG GGGTGCCATAGCTGCAGGGCTGTATGGGTACAACGGCATCTTGGTGGGTCTGCTGATGGCTGTGTTCTCCGGTGCAGGAGACTGGTACTGGTGGCTTCTGTTACCCAACATCTTCATGTCCATGATGTG CCCAGTCCTAACCAGCGCCATCGCATCGATCAACAGTCGCTGGGATCTGCCCGTGTTCACTTTGCCCTTCAACATCCTGGTCTGTCTCCACATGGTCGCCACCGGTCACTTCAACCACCACTTCCCTCAGGTTCTCATTCAGCCTCGCTCGGAGCTGCCCAACATCACCTGGGCTGAAATCGATGTTGCCAAG CTGTTCATGTCAGTGCCTGTGGGAATAGGCCAGGTTTATGGCTGTGACAACCCTTGGACAGGAGGAATCTTCATCATCTCACTCTTCATCTCTTCTCCAATCACCTGTGCTCATGCTGTCCTGGGATCTGCAGTGGGCATGGTTTCAG gtcTGGCTCTGGCTGCTCCTTTTGGAGACATTTACTTTGGCCTCTGGGGATACAACTGTGTGTTAGCCTGCATCGCTATAGGGGGGATGTTTTATGCTCTCACCTGGCAGGTACACCTGCTCGCACTTACATGTG CATTTTTCTGTGCATACCTCGGCTCAGCCATTGCCAACATTATGTCCACG TTTGGTCTGCCCGCCTGCACCTGGCCTTTCTGCCTCTCTGCGCTGACGTTCCTTCACTTAACCACCGAGACCAAAAAGATCTTCAAACTCCCACTGGCCAAAGTCGTCTACCCCGAGAAGAACCTGGCCTTCTTCTGGAAAATGAAGAAGGACGAGAAGAGGGAGAaggcagagaaggagaaaaaggaggaggaggaggagcagagagccAACGAGGAAAGGGAAATGGTAAATGAGAAGGAGCAGTTGAGGCTTGAGCTCGCCATGGCAGAGGAAGGGAGAGTTGATAGCGAGGCATCAGATTATAACGATTTGGAAATATTTGTGTCCCAAGAAAATGCCAGCGAAGAGGAGACCACACACAACGATGACGTTGCGACCGAGTCTATGTAA
- the slc14a2 gene encoding urea transporter 2 isoform X1, whose product MLKGLYCQTMPKQSCAAGGGLDRRNSSAAAAVDRSGAVDGMSINDRMVQASTDLTDTLLIHNVTSDEAEEDSSRSRQHTEPDGEWDPTGTKQDIQKNIIASTCAALPTRAPAATFSELRPLMMQPHLPPDHGSQEETKDKDPVQPAGPTCLQRARARFLKGVSYFSGNMEVFGKWMEKQFLLLQLLDWVLRGAAQVMFVNNPLSGLIIFAGLILQNYWWALNGFVGTLFSTISALILQQNRGAIAAGLYGYNGILVGLLMAVFSGAGDWYWWLLLPNIFMSMMCPVLTSAIASINSRWDLPVFTLPFNILVCLHMVATGHFNHHFPQVLIQPRSELPNITWAEIDVAKLFMSVPVGIGQVYGCDNPWTGGIFIISLFISSPITCAHAVLGSAVGMVSGLALAAPFGDIYFGLWGYNCVLACIAIGGMFYALTWQVHLLALTCAFFCAYLGSAIANIMSTFGLPACTWPFCLSALTFLHLTTETKKIFKLPLAKVVYPEKNLAFFWKMKKDEKREKAEKEKKEEEEEQRANEEREMVNEKEQLRLELAMAEEGRVDSEASDYNDLEIFVSQENASEEETTHNDDVATESM is encoded by the exons ATGTTAAAGGGCCTGTACTGCCAGACCATGCCTAAGCAGAGCTGTGCTGCCGGTGGAGGACTGGACAGGAGGAatagctcagcagcagcagcggtggacAGGAGTGGAGCTGTCGATGGGATGAGTATTAATGACAGGATGGTGCAGGCGAGCACAGACCTCACAGACACTTTATTAATCCACAATGTCACCAGTGATGAAGCAGAGGAGGACTCCTCCAGGTCCAGGCAGCACACAGAGCCAGATGGGGAATGGGACCCCACCGGCACGAAGCAG gaTATTCAGAAGAATATCATCGCGTCCACCTGCGCCGCTCTCCCCACTCGCGCTCCTGCAGCCACCTTTTCT GAACTCCGTCCACTGATGATGCAACCACATCTGCCACCTGACCATGGCTCTCAGGAGGAGACGAAGGACAAAGACCCAGTGCAGCCTGCAGGACCCACATGTCTGCAGAGGGCCAGGGCCCGATTCCTCAAGGGAGTCTCGTACTTCTCTGGAAACATGGAGGTGTttggaaaatggatggaaa AACAGTTCCtcttgctgcagctgctggactGGGTTCTACGTGGAGCTGCCCAAGTGATGTTTGTCAACAACCCTCTGAGTGGCCTCATCATCTTTGCCGGCCTTATCCTACAGAACTACTGGTGGGCCCTCAATGGTTTTGTGGGAACACTTTTTTCTACCATCTCTGCCCTCATTCTGCAGCAGAACAG GGGTGCCATAGCTGCAGGGCTGTATGGGTACAACGGCATCTTGGTGGGTCTGCTGATGGCTGTGTTCTCCGGTGCAGGAGACTGGTACTGGTGGCTTCTGTTACCCAACATCTTCATGTCCATGATGTG CCCAGTCCTAACCAGCGCCATCGCATCGATCAACAGTCGCTGGGATCTGCCCGTGTTCACTTTGCCCTTCAACATCCTGGTCTGTCTCCACATGGTCGCCACCGGTCACTTCAACCACCACTTCCCTCAGGTTCTCATTCAGCCTCGCTCGGAGCTGCCCAACATCACCTGGGCTGAAATCGATGTTGCCAAG CTGTTCATGTCAGTGCCTGTGGGAATAGGCCAGGTTTATGGCTGTGACAACCCTTGGACAGGAGGAATCTTCATCATCTCACTCTTCATCTCTTCTCCAATCACCTGTGCTCATGCTGTCCTGGGATCTGCAGTGGGCATGGTTTCAG gtcTGGCTCTGGCTGCTCCTTTTGGAGACATTTACTTTGGCCTCTGGGGATACAACTGTGTGTTAGCCTGCATCGCTATAGGGGGGATGTTTTATGCTCTCACCTGGCAGGTACACCTGCTCGCACTTACATGTG CATTTTTCTGTGCATACCTCGGCTCAGCCATTGCCAACATTATGTCCACG TTTGGTCTGCCCGCCTGCACCTGGCCTTTCTGCCTCTCTGCGCTGACGTTCCTTCACTTAACCACCGAGACCAAAAAGATCTTCAAACTCCCACTGGCCAAAGTCGTCTACCCCGAGAAGAACCTGGCCTTCTTCTGGAAAATGAAGAAGGACGAGAAGAGGGAGAaggcagagaaggagaaaaaggaggaggaggaggagcagagagccAACGAGGAAAGGGAAATGGTAAATGAGAAGGAGCAGTTGAGGCTTGAGCTCGCCATGGCAGAGGAAGGGAGAGTTGATAGCGAGGCATCAGATTATAACGATTTGGAAATATTTGTGTCCCAAGAAAATGCCAGCGAAGAGGAGACCACACACAACGATGACGTTGCGACCGAGTCTATGTAA